From the genome of Thermogutta terrifontis, one region includes:
- a CDS encoding ABC transporter ATP-binding protein codes for MELPVVEVEHLGKKFRRGELFDTLRDLIPGTLRRLRRKDTERDDAWFWALRDVSFCVHRGEVLGIVGANGAGKSTLLKILARILRPTTGRLMVRGRLRALIEIAAGFHPDLTGRENIYLNAAILGMKMSEVRERFDDIVEFAGIGPFLDTPVKRYSSGMFARLGFAVAAHLEPDILVVDEVLAVGDAAFQAKCLGKMRDVAGEGRTVIFVSHNMRAIQQLCHRAILLEQGCIVKEGPPTEVVEAYLARALSHGASGECALSMNPAAPITISHLRLLNERGNVTTLFSRSERVVFEIEGFVNEVGRRYIIALDIKTMDGLLLFRTHSFEQPESYRILDKKGPFVLRCYIPAEFLPAGRYEVGLVVAERGVCEFENRHRVMAFDVFQDSPLRGSDIMTTVGLVTPDCGWERVC; via the coding sequence ATGGAACTGCCAGTAGTGGAGGTCGAACACCTCGGGAAAAAATTTCGTCGCGGAGAGTTGTTCGACACGCTGCGCGACTTGATCCCCGGTACGCTGCGTCGCCTCCGGCGAAAAGATACCGAGCGCGACGATGCTTGGTTTTGGGCTCTGCGGGATGTCAGCTTCTGCGTCCATCGAGGGGAGGTGCTGGGAATTGTAGGAGCAAATGGAGCCGGGAAAAGTACTTTATTAAAGATTCTTGCGAGAATTCTGCGGCCGACTACAGGCCGTTTGATGGTGCGCGGAAGACTTCGAGCGCTCATTGAAATCGCCGCGGGTTTCCATCCTGATCTGACGGGAAGAGAGAACATTTACTTGAACGCGGCGATACTCGGAATGAAAATGAGTGAGGTTCGCGAAAGATTCGATGACATAGTTGAGTTTGCCGGCATTGGTCCATTTCTGGATACTCCTGTCAAGCGATATAGCTCCGGCATGTTTGCCCGTCTCGGATTCGCGGTGGCAGCCCATCTGGAGCCAGATATTCTGGTTGTCGACGAGGTTTTGGCTGTGGGGGATGCGGCATTTCAAGCGAAGTGCCTTGGAAAAATGCGTGATGTGGCCGGCGAGGGGAGAACGGTCATTTTCGTCAGTCACAACATGCGGGCAATTCAGCAGTTATGTCACCGCGCCATTCTTTTGGAGCAGGGTTGCATTGTTAAGGAGGGACCGCCCACAGAAGTTGTGGAGGCGTATTTGGCTCGTGCCCTGTCGCACGGGGCGTCGGGCGAGTGTGCGCTGTCGATGAATCCGGCAGCGCCGATCACGATATCGCATCTGAGACTGCTCAACGAACGTGGGAATGTAACAACCTTATTCTCGCGTAGCGAGCGCGTAGTTTTTGAGATAGAAGGATTTGTTAATGAAGTAGGACGGCGATACATTATTGCCCTTGATATTAAGACGATGGATGGTTTACTGCTATTTCGCACACATTCATTTGAACAGCCAGAATCGTATCGAATTCTGGACAAGAAGGGGCCATTTGTACTCAGATGTTATATTCCAGCCGAGTTTCTTCCCGCAGGACGGTATGAGGTGGGATTGGTTGTGGCAGAGCGTGGGGTCTGCGAATTCGAAAATCGCCACCGCGTCATGGCTTTCGATGTCTTCCAGGATAGTCCCTTAAGAGGATCGGATATTATGACGACTGTTGGACTTGTGACGCCAGATTGCGGCTGGGAAAGGGTTTGCTGA
- a CDS encoding ABC transporter permease → MQVSNEELANKSGNFAGPNGQHQSGDGQPQVRQPHSQSTMTLDRSDQVWTWSADEHLAGFAVWREMIWEICSYRELLGQLVLRDIRIRYKQAIMGFAWALLMPLLIVAAGCLVKIALAHASGDNVDLPRVAGMSIKALGWAFFAGSIGFAANSLASNMSLVTKVYFPRELFPFSAVITQLIDTCVGGGFLLILLGFFARISISVHWLWAVPVMLLLIAITAATALLLSCANVFFRDVKYIVQIVLTFGIFFTPVFYEPELFGPHGSFIMMLNPLAPILEAFRLAIVEQHNLLLPVVAESHDGVQFATWHIGFLVYSAVISVGGFLWAWRYFHKMEFLFAEYV, encoded by the coding sequence ATGCAAGTCTCTAATGAAGAGCTAGCGAATAAATCCGGCAATTTCGCCGGCCCAAACGGCCAACACCAGTCGGGTGACGGTCAACCGCAGGTTCGCCAGCCGCACTCGCAATCCACTATGACTCTCGACAGATCCGATCAGGTCTGGACGTGGTCGGCGGACGAGCATTTAGCTGGATTTGCCGTTTGGAGGGAAATGATATGGGAAATCTGTAGCTACCGCGAGCTTCTCGGGCAGCTTGTTCTGCGCGATATTCGAATTCGCTATAAACAGGCGATCATGGGATTTGCCTGGGCGTTGTTAATGCCGCTGCTGATTGTGGCGGCGGGATGCCTGGTGAAAATAGCGCTGGCCCACGCCTCAGGTGATAACGTCGATTTACCACGGGTCGCGGGAATGTCAATCAAGGCACTGGGGTGGGCATTTTTCGCGGGCTCGATTGGGTTTGCAGCGAACAGCCTGGCATCAAATATGTCCCTTGTAACGAAAGTCTATTTTCCCAGAGAATTATTCCCCTTCTCTGCGGTTATAACTCAGTTGATTGACACCTGCGTGGGCGGAGGTTTTTTGCTCATTCTACTCGGCTTCTTCGCCAGGATATCAATTTCCGTTCATTGGTTGTGGGCTGTGCCCGTTATGCTGCTTCTCATTGCAATAACGGCTGCAACGGCTCTTCTTTTAAGCTGCGCCAATGTGTTTTTCCGGGATGTGAAGTACATTGTACAGATTGTTCTTACATTTGGCATCTTCTTCACGCCGGTGTTCTATGAGCCGGAGCTTTTTGGGCCACATGGCTCGTTCATCATGATGCTCAATCCGCTGGCACCTATCTTGGAGGCTTTCCGCCTGGCGATCGTCGAACAGCATAATCTCTTGCTTCCTGTGGTAGCGGAATCGCATGACGGTGTACAATTCGCAACCTGGCACATCGGCTTTCTCGTCTACTCTGCCGTTATAAGCGTGGGTGGGTTTTTATGGGCTTGGAGATATTTTCACAAGATGGAGTTCCTGTTTGCTGAGTATGTGTGA
- a CDS encoding glycosyltransferase, giving the protein MISGQARVLFAAHSAQPGGAEYCLDILLKGIDRSIWDAEVVFACEGPLVDTPRSLGIQANILPMSWWMGYEPSFWYWRNLVRWPWRVARLARKLRKQKFDLVYTNTAVIFEAALAARVAGVPHIWHVHEMLTPIYWRSLVPLYVIRRCISRWARAIVFESQGALRVFEEDFEQYPAKIRGKRTCEVYVVPNPLRIVPPSVTRRDRCRAREALGISGGEFLILWIGQFIPRKNPKLMLSAYRKSQMPGRSILIMLGDGPLRTELIHEVKTFDQKNKRVILDGFKTNIEQYLQAADVLVLTSSEESFGLVLLEAAGFSLPVIATDSGGPRDIVDHGKTGFLVEPEDDFAIAHNLAALATNGEMRERMGQAARDRVLNEFTAQRYVAEIQEIMIRTMRRERQCRNRL; this is encoded by the coding sequence ATGATTTCGGGCCAGGCCAGGGTCCTGTTTGCAGCACACTCAGCCCAGCCAGGTGGGGCTGAGTATTGCCTGGATATACTTCTGAAAGGGATTGATCGCAGCATTTGGGATGCTGAGGTCGTTTTTGCGTGCGAGGGTCCCTTGGTCGATACTCCGCGATCCTTGGGTATACAGGCGAATATTTTGCCAATGAGTTGGTGGATGGGGTACGAGCCTTCGTTCTGGTATTGGCGGAATTTGGTACGATGGCCTTGGCGCGTGGCTCGGCTTGCGAGAAAGCTGAGAAAGCAAAAGTTTGACCTTGTCTATACAAATACTGCGGTCATTTTTGAAGCGGCATTGGCTGCGAGAGTTGCCGGTGTTCCGCATATCTGGCACGTCCATGAGATGCTCACACCGATTTATTGGCGCAGCCTTGTCCCACTGTATGTCATCCGTCGTTGTATTTCACGATGGGCTCGTGCGATTGTTTTTGAATCACAGGGCGCACTTCGAGTATTCGAGGAGGACTTCGAGCAATATCCGGCGAAAATCAGAGGAAAACGGACCTGCGAAGTTTATGTAGTGCCAAATCCATTGCGGATTGTTCCCCCATCGGTAACACGGCGAGACCGCTGCCGGGCAAGAGAGGCCCTGGGGATATCAGGAGGCGAGTTTCTCATTCTCTGGATTGGGCAATTCATTCCACGAAAAAATCCGAAGCTAATGCTGTCAGCTTACCGAAAATCGCAGATGCCGGGCAGGTCGATTCTTATCATGCTGGGCGACGGACCCTTGAGGACGGAGCTAATTCATGAGGTTAAGACGTTCGACCAAAAAAACAAGAGAGTAATTCTGGATGGTTTCAAGACCAATATAGAACAGTATTTGCAGGCCGCGGATGTATTAGTCCTAACGTCTTCTGAGGAGTCTTTTGGATTGGTGCTTCTTGAAGCGGCCGGCTTTTCGCTGCCAGTGATAGCTACCGACTCGGGCGGACCGCGCGATATAGTTGATCATGGAAAGACGGGCTTTCTCGTGGAGCCCGAGGATGACTTTGCAATTGCCCATAATTTGGCTGCCCTCGCTACGAACGGTGAAATGCGGGAGCGGATGGGACAGGCGGCGCGCGATCGCGTGCTGAACGAATTCACGGCGCAGCGATATGTGGCAGAAATTCAAGAGATCATGATAAGAACGATGCGACGGGAGCGGCAATGTCGCAACCGCTTGTAA
- a CDS encoding sulfotransferase family protein yields the protein MVKQDSNNDRHLPAVSAEVRRYFDWSHRSLWTNDAERTRRPVFIIGVHRRSGTNFLADAIRLTSRFSLPVPLYEDYLLQYSNMLIEYVRLTAREQYQKRFAEKPAAYSECEQLMTRSIGDGLLNFLRSYVPGEYRILTKTPDPWNLVNFFTLFPDALLIIIVRDGRDCVESAKWAFPGRSYLYWMATWAANARTILNFLRILPPRYEGQVIVTRYEDLLSGQQEMERILEFVGCCSQEYPWDEFRALPVRGSTFFRGEKKTLHWQPVEKTQYFQPIGRWKNWSWWLRWNFKRLAGAELAALGYTW from the coding sequence ATGGTGAAACAGGATTCAAATAACGATCGCCACTTGCCTGCAGTCAGCGCGGAGGTACGCCGATATTTCGATTGGAGCCATCGCAGCCTCTGGACCAATGATGCCGAGCGAACACGACGGCCGGTTTTCATTATCGGAGTCCATCGGAGGTCAGGTACAAACTTTCTGGCCGACGCGATTCGCCTAACGTCGCGTTTCTCCCTACCGGTGCCACTATATGAAGATTATCTCCTGCAGTATTCCAACATGCTAATCGAATATGTCCGGTTAACAGCCAGAGAGCAGTACCAAAAACGGTTTGCTGAAAAACCTGCGGCATATTCTGAGTGCGAGCAGCTTATGACGAGGTCCATTGGTGACGGGCTTCTTAACTTTCTAAGATCATATGTGCCGGGGGAATATCGAATTCTGACAAAAACGCCGGACCCATGGAACTTGGTCAATTTTTTCACGCTTTTTCCCGACGCCCTTCTCATCATCATTGTCCGCGATGGCCGCGACTGTGTTGAATCGGCAAAATGGGCGTTTCCTGGCAGGTCCTACCTCTACTGGATGGCGACGTGGGCAGCAAATGCCCGCACTATTCTGAACTTCTTGAGAATACTTCCCCCTCGCTATGAAGGGCAAGTGATAGTCACACGCTATGAGGACTTATTATCCGGCCAACAGGAGATGGAAAGGATTCTCGAATTTGTCGGATGTTGTTCCCAGGAATATCCGTGGGACGAATTTCGCGCACTACCGGTGCGAGGCTCCACATTTTTCAGAGGCGAAAAGAAAACGCTGCATTGGCAGCCTGTTGAGAAAACCCAGTATTTCCAGCCTATCGGACGGTGGAAAAATTGGTCCTGGTGGCTGCGCTGGAACTTCAAACGGCTTGCAGGTGCCGAGTTAGCCGCTTTAGGATACACATGGTGA
- a CDS encoding glycosyltransferase family 2 protein, which produces MDSEVLCPCCGRELDQDVRNNRRWLLWQSLGKRFGVYEVPSHIKLSVVVPVYNEENTIDEILQRICQVPVTKEIIVIDDGSTDNTAAKLKQWEERGDVRILRHARNQGKGAALRTGFAHVTGDIVVIQDADLEYDPAEHLRLIQPIVEGVADVVYGSRFISEGPHRVLYFWHYVANRAITTLSNMFTDLNLTDVETCHKAFRREVIEAIRPTLKENRFGIEIELTAKVARRGYRIYETGVSYYGRTYQQGKKIGFRDALQAIWCIFRYWLKD; this is translated from the coding sequence ATGGATTCTGAGGTTTTGTGTCCCTGTTGTGGACGCGAGCTTGATCAGGATGTACGTAATAATCGCCGGTGGCTATTGTGGCAGTCGCTGGGCAAGCGTTTTGGCGTCTACGAGGTGCCCTCTCATATAAAGCTCTCTGTTGTCGTGCCGGTCTACAATGAGGAAAACACCATCGACGAGATACTCCAGAGGATTTGCCAGGTCCCTGTCACCAAGGAAATCATCGTGATAGATGACGGTAGCACGGATAACACTGCCGCGAAACTGAAGCAATGGGAAGAACGTGGGGATGTGCGGATTCTCCGACATGCTCGTAACCAGGGCAAGGGCGCCGCTCTGCGGACGGGTTTTGCTCATGTCACTGGTGACATTGTGGTGATTCAGGATGCCGATTTGGAGTATGATCCGGCTGAGCATCTCCGCTTGATTCAGCCGATCGTGGAAGGTGTTGCCGACGTGGTGTATGGCTCTCGGTTTATTTCCGAAGGGCCGCATCGCGTACTGTACTTCTGGCATTACGTTGCCAATCGAGCGATTACAACACTTTCCAATATGTTCACCGATCTCAACCTCACCGATGTGGAAACTTGCCACAAGGCTTTTCGGCGGGAGGTCATCGAGGCAATCCGGCCCACTCTCAAGGAAAATCGCTTTGGGATCGAAATCGAACTGACGGCGAAAGTGGCGCGGCGGGGATACCGAATTTACGAAACCGGTGTTAGTTATTACGGGCGTACTTATCAACAGGGAAAAAAAATCGGCTTTCGGGATGCGCTTCAGGCAATCTGGTGTATATTCCGGTATTGGCTGAAAGACTAA
- a CDS encoding O-antigen ligase family protein translates to MRGLVYVYLLTYLGAALSLFCPLIGLFIYIHYAILKPESLWYWSVGARGPGRYSFIVGVGMLVGWGIRGLGDWRLGRSTIVVAMLLAFVTWVAVGYFFAQEPILVRNFVVSLLKIVLPFLVGITLMEKKEHVRWLAWVIVITQGYLALDFNRSYYQGVNRIVLEAYGGFDNNCIAAAMVVGSLLAFFLGLAETRWSLKVIAFAASALMVHTIMFSFSRGGILGLIAGGIAAFILIPKSFKTTAISILAVILALRLAGPEVRQRFMTTFVDPEQRDRSARSRVEQWGACLRSIRENPFLGVGANHWPLRSQQMGLPRMHAHSLWLETAAEMGVPGLLLLSGFYGLTIYRLRKLVKECHNLDLWSQYMARGVIASLVGFAVAVSFISVVWLEIPYYTVLLGAALLRVHTEEWEHRFEPNTINIPEHMTKYASL, encoded by the coding sequence ATGCGCGGACTGGTTTACGTCTACCTGCTGACGTACCTTGGGGCAGCACTGTCCCTGTTCTGTCCATTAATTGGTTTATTTATTTATATTCACTACGCTATTTTAAAGCCGGAATCGCTGTGGTACTGGTCCGTTGGGGCGCGTGGGCCAGGACGGTACAGTTTTATCGTAGGCGTAGGAATGTTGGTAGGCTGGGGCATTCGAGGGCTCGGCGACTGGCGGCTAGGCCGATCAACTATTGTCGTGGCGATGTTGCTGGCCTTCGTGACCTGGGTTGCTGTGGGATATTTCTTCGCCCAAGAGCCGATTCTTGTCAGGAACTTTGTCGTTTCCCTGCTTAAAATAGTCCTGCCGTTTCTGGTAGGGATCACGTTGATGGAAAAGAAGGAGCACGTGCGTTGGCTCGCTTGGGTGATTGTCATCACGCAGGGATATTTGGCCCTGGACTTTAATCGCAGCTATTACCAGGGGGTCAACCGTATAGTCCTGGAGGCCTATGGCGGTTTTGACAACAATTGCATTGCGGCTGCAATGGTTGTGGGATCACTGCTCGCCTTTTTCCTGGGACTGGCGGAGACCCGGTGGTCCCTCAAGGTGATCGCGTTTGCCGCGTCCGCGCTCATGGTGCACACCATTATGTTTTCTTTTTCCCGGGGGGGGATACTGGGATTAATCGCCGGCGGAATAGCAGCATTCATACTAATTCCAAAGAGTTTTAAAACCACGGCAATTTCGATTCTGGCGGTTATACTTGCCCTTCGCCTCGCAGGGCCCGAAGTTCGCCAGCGGTTCATGACGACGTTCGTCGATCCTGAACAGCGCGACCGTTCGGCGCGAAGCCGGGTGGAACAATGGGGAGCGTGCCTTCGAAGTATTCGGGAGAACCCGTTTTTGGGTGTGGGTGCCAACCATTGGCCACTGCGGTCCCAGCAAATGGGGCTCCCCCGAATGCATGCGCATTCACTGTGGCTGGAAACGGCGGCGGAAATGGGGGTGCCGGGACTATTGCTGCTCAGCGGCTTTTATGGTCTGACTATTTACAGGCTGAGGAAATTAGTTAAGGAATGCCACAACCTTGACTTGTGGTCCCAGTACATGGCGAGGGGGGTGATTGCATCGCTTGTCGGTTTTGCCGTAGCGGTGAGTTTTATCAGCGTGGTATGGCTGGAGATTCCCTACTATACCGTTTTGCTAGGTGCCGCGCTACTGCGTGTCCATACAGAGGAGTGGGAGCACCGCTTTGAGCCGAATACTATTAACATTCCCGAGCATATGACTAAATATGCAAGTCTCTAA
- a CDS encoding glycosyltransferase family 2 protein, giving the protein MSQPLVSVVIPVHNGERYLETAIQSALGQTYTRLEIIIVNDGSTDGSGSIIHKYKEDIQIIEQPQMGVGAARNRGILEARGELIAFLDQDDWWFPTKIEKQINEMFRSGSGLVHTNTLYFDDSAQKFCEPLDPLVRPEEYVGWCYDRLLLGNAICNSSVLVRRVLFAQVGLCDCRIEGNSVQDYDLWLRLAQVTPFGFVDEPLTVFRLHPLQGTNNRRLMLREQIKVLQWRLHACSRNQKRELRRRLAGLADLLGRYELDFRNHAAARAAFWKALLFRPSIRSLGLLYITYLPPACVKYVRVIYSMLKGQR; this is encoded by the coding sequence ATGTCGCAACCGCTTGTAAGCGTTGTCATTCCGGTGCATAATGGGGAACGCTATCTTGAGACTGCCATCCAAAGCGCCCTGGGGCAAACATATACGCGTTTAGAGATCATTATTGTCAATGATGGATCGACAGATGGTAGTGGTAGTATTATACACAAGTATAAAGAGGACATTCAGATTATCGAACAGCCACAAATGGGGGTGGGGGCGGCCCGAAACCGGGGAATCCTGGAAGCGCGTGGAGAATTAATCGCATTTCTTGATCAGGACGATTGGTGGTTTCCTACGAAAATAGAAAAACAAATCAATGAGATGTTCCGTAGTGGCAGCGGACTTGTTCATACCAATACTCTTTACTTTGACGATTCTGCGCAGAAATTCTGCGAACCGCTGGACCCGCTTGTTAGGCCGGAGGAGTATGTTGGCTGGTGCTATGACCGCTTACTGCTGGGCAACGCAATCTGCAATTCCAGCGTGCTTGTACGCCGGGTTCTGTTTGCTCAAGTGGGCTTGTGTGACTGCCGCATCGAGGGAAATTCGGTTCAGGATTACGATCTCTGGTTGCGGTTGGCGCAGGTTACTCCGTTTGGATTTGTGGACGAGCCTTTGACGGTGTTCAGACTGCATCCTCTGCAAGGAACGAATAATCGGCGCTTAATGTTGCGTGAGCAGATCAAGGTTCTCCAGTGGCGACTCCACGCGTGTAGTCGGAATCAAAAGCGCGAGTTGCGGAGACGGCTTGCGGGCTTGGCGGATTTGCTCGGGCGATATGAGCTCGATTTCAGAAACCACGCGGCGGCCAGAGCGGCGTTTTGGAAGGCGCTCTTGTTTAGGCCGAGTATCCGTAGTTTAGGTCTGCTGTATATTACTTATCTACCACCCGCATGTGTGAAGTACGTGCGAGTCATTTACAGTATGTTGAAAGGTCAGCGATGA
- a CDS encoding glycosyltransferase family 2 protein has protein sequence MPPRISVVIPVYNGAKYLREALASVMEQTYKPFEIIVVDDGSTDGSADIAKSFAENIIVLSQANRGESAARNLGINAASGDWIAFLDADDIWHPKKLERQSVHCTAETDCIHTNFFYFGICEGKVDVSSIAKEVRYSIPHVAVHNPFRISSVVIRKDLPVRFPEWTQDGEDLLFFLDLCLKARIRLVPEFLTGYRVHEEGQSRKPDMLIRRFAALIEYFKRRPEICECDADKALTGFVDQIARQAVLARYTRRWDEYRCLKRFLKEYDGTLSPLARQVRREMVGPQFLYTLKDAFTKVFRG, from the coding sequence ATGCCACCTCGAATCAGCGTTGTTATTCCGGTTTATAACGGCGCTAAATATCTGCGGGAGGCACTGGCGTCCGTGATGGAGCAAACCTATAAACCGTTTGAGATCATCGTGGTTGATGACGGATCAACGGACGGGTCGGCAGATATCGCGAAGTCATTCGCTGAGAATATTATCGTCCTGTCGCAGGCAAATCGGGGTGAATCCGCAGCTCGGAACCTCGGAATCAATGCGGCTTCGGGCGACTGGATTGCCTTTCTCGATGCAGACGACATCTGGCATCCGAAGAAACTGGAGCGACAATCCGTCCATTGTACGGCGGAAACAGATTGTATCCACACTAATTTTTTTTACTTCGGTATTTGTGAGGGGAAAGTGGATGTATCAAGTATAGCCAAAGAAGTACGATATTCGATCCCGCATGTAGCCGTGCACAACCCATTTAGAATCTCCAGTGTTGTAATAAGAAAGGATTTGCCGGTTCGTTTTCCTGAATGGACCCAGGATGGGGAGGATCTTCTTTTCTTCCTTGACTTGTGTCTTAAAGCACGAATCCGGTTAGTGCCCGAATTTCTAACCGGATACCGAGTTCATGAAGAAGGGCAGAGCAGGAAACCTGACATGCTGATTCGTCGCTTCGCTGCGCTGATCGAATATTTCAAACGGCGTCCGGAAATCTGTGAGTGTGATGCGGATAAGGCTTTGACAGGCTTTGTAGATCAAATAGCACGCCAGGCAGTTTTAGCTCGATACACGAGACGGTGGGACGAGTATAGGTGTTTAAAAAGGTTTCTAAAGGAATACGACGGAACGCTTAGCCCACTAGCCCGGCAGGTGAGAAGAGAAATGGTCGGACCCCAGTTCCTATATACGTTAAAGGACGCGTTCACGAAGGTGTTTCGTGGTTAG
- a CDS encoding glycosyltransferase: MNNTQWIVAIATRGRQALLRRTLEHLVKSGASSDGAMVVIAENGGSTEAWTLADEYRSHCEIDYIHVEKIGKTHALNAVLDKYCNAFIWFIDDDVRVTREAVLAYRDAFLARSIGREFYGGPLGIDCERPPEQWLQRYLPRSVTGWKKGAGEDATNTFFLGANWAAWASDLLNCGGFDESLGPGQTEVGDEEEIQRRLVDAGLKPVYLDFAMVYHWVPHDRCSPKWVLRRAFNLGRLEGRRKDLSGPTLLGRPRWMYREAGVRMWRWVCSRFARNPEQRFQAAYELLFFLGWMLEAKQGDKS; the protein is encoded by the coding sequence ATGAATAACACACAATGGATAGTCGCGATTGCTACTCGGGGGCGGCAAGCACTTTTGCGGCGAACCCTCGAACATCTGGTCAAGTCCGGGGCGAGCAGTGATGGTGCAATGGTGGTCATAGCCGAGAACGGCGGTTCCACGGAGGCTTGGACGCTGGCTGACGAATACAGATCACATTGTGAAATTGATTATATTCATGTTGAAAAAATCGGTAAGACGCATGCGCTCAATGCAGTGCTCGACAAGTATTGTAATGCGTTTATATGGTTTATAGACGACGACGTGCGGGTGACCAGGGAAGCGGTTTTGGCATATCGCGACGCGTTTCTGGCACGATCGATTGGGCGCGAATTTTACGGGGGCCCTCTTGGTATAGATTGTGAGCGACCACCGGAACAATGGCTGCAACGCTATTTACCGCGTTCGGTGACCGGGTGGAAAAAAGGTGCGGGAGAGGACGCGACGAATACGTTTTTTCTCGGGGCAAACTGGGCAGCCTGGGCATCGGATCTTTTAAATTGCGGGGGCTTTGATGAAAGCCTTGGACCTGGGCAGACGGAAGTCGGAGATGAGGAGGAGATCCAGCGAAGGTTGGTTGATGCAGGACTTAAACCCGTGTATTTAGACTTTGCGATGGTCTATCATTGGGTGCCGCACGACCGCTGCTCGCCGAAGTGGGTGTTGCGACGTGCGTTCAACCTCGGTCGCCTGGAGGGACGGCGTAAGGATCTTTCCGGCCCTACGCTCCTTGGCAGACCTCGTTGGATGTACAGGGAAGCGGGTGTTCGAATGTGGCGGTGGGTTTGCAGTCGGTTCGCGCGGAATCCGGAGCAGCGCTTCCAAGCAGCGTACGAGCTTTTGTTTTTTCTGGGCTGGATGTTAGAAGCCAAGCAAGGAGACAAATCGTAG
- a CDS encoding glycosyltransferase, translated as MSQLSDEPWELFLFPTELYYIRPETPRATILDVEDRFAINAPSYIVLRDRFYSAWGYNWPLRRGLYRAGKWARLLAPEFDNPAWRLARVIDRLRPDIVHSFGLHLGGYLTLAAKDFCQRPFPIWIATNWGSDLFLFGRLERHKERLSKVMTNIDYYWCECTRDVELAKAWGVPPQKILPPVPVAGGFDVEEAAQLRQPGPVSARRLIVLKGYQDWAGRALTAIYALRLCRERLQGYEIAIYTGGRDPEAVQIAGELLAQDVGINVTFIPPRTPHKTMLRWHGRARISIGLSISDSIAISLLEAMLMGSFPIQSNTGAAHEWIQDGCTGFIVPPEDPYAVAEALQQALARDELIDSAAAVNLEVIKSRCDRRTTGELVKSAYKRVIEEASISLNRRNHGANVSEAVTS; from the coding sequence ATGTCTCAGCTTAGTGACGAACCATGGGAGCTGTTTTTGTTCCCTACAGAGCTCTATTATATTCGTCCAGAAACGCCGCGGGCCACCATTCTTGACGTGGAGGATCGGTTTGCGATAAACGCTCCGTCCTATATCGTCCTTCGAGATCGTTTCTATTCTGCGTGGGGATATAACTGGCCGTTACGACGGGGCCTGTACCGAGCTGGAAAATGGGCACGCCTCCTTGCGCCGGAATTTGACAATCCGGCTTGGCGATTGGCACGCGTGATCGACCGTTTACGCCCGGATATTGTGCATTCCTTCGGGCTCCATCTGGGAGGATACCTCACTCTAGCAGCCAAGGACTTTTGCCAACGTCCGTTTCCAATCTGGATCGCTACCAATTGGGGAAGCGATCTGTTTCTATTCGGGCGGTTGGAACGTCATAAAGAGCGATTATCCAAAGTAATGACGAATATTGATTATTACTGGTGTGAGTGTACCCGTGATGTGGAGCTGGCCAAAGCTTGGGGGGTCCCGCCGCAAAAGATTCTCCCACCCGTGCCGGTTGCAGGTGGTTTTGACGTAGAAGAGGCAGCGCAACTGCGGCAGCCGGGACCGGTGTCGGCTCGAAGGCTCATTGTGCTGAAAGGATATCAAGATTGGGCGGGACGAGCGCTGACCGCTATATACGCCCTACGACTTTGTCGAGAACGATTGCAGGGATATGAGATAGCGATATACACGGGTGGACGCGACCCAGAGGCCGTACAAATCGCCGGGGAATTGCTTGCCCAGGATGTTGGCATCAACGTTACATTTATTCCTCCACGTACTCCACATAAAACTATGCTGCGTTGGCACGGCCGAGCGCGCATCTCTATAGGATTGAGCATCAGTGACTCAATCGCTATATCGCTTCTGGAAGCGATGCTGATGGGATCATTTCCGATTCAGTCAAATACCGGTGCCGCTCATGAGTGGATACAGGACGGCTGCACCGGTTTTATTGTTCCTCCGGAGGATCCCTACGCGGTGGCCGAGGCTCTGCAACAGGCGTTAGCACGAGATGAGCTGATTGATTCTGCTGCAGCTGTTAACCTGGAAGTAATCAAAAGCCGGTGTGACCGACGCACCACTGGAGAGCTGGTCAAATCCGCATACAAACGCGTGATCGAGGAAGCTTCCATTAGCCTAAACCGTAGAAATCACGGTGCTAATGTCTCTGAAGCCGTCACGTCGTGA